A DNA window from Dehalococcoidia bacterium contains the following coding sequences:
- a CDS encoding SOS response-associated peptidase, which translates to MCGRFTLTRKDFRQLAAELGAEFDDSVVALYRPRYNIAPTDQHWIVRMKQEEHQLLPAKFGLVNSWAPDMKGAARQINAKSETADNRPAFRDAFESRRCAIPADGFFEWAGTKEARRPYWYHAPDGGMLLFAGLYESWRDPKTDKWTRTFAILTTDANEVVAPVHDRMPVILPPDRVDDWIFRPADKAKVDKQALRQLLRPAPNDAIVATEVSRRVNAVANDDEACLAAAGDREDVASPRLL; encoded by the coding sequence ATGTGCGGACGCTTCACGCTCACCCGCAAGGACTTCCGCCAACTCGCTGCCGAGTTGGGCGCGGAGTTCGATGACTCCGTCGTGGCGCTCTACCGGCCGCGCTACAACATCGCCCCGACGGACCAGCACTGGATCGTCCGCATGAAGCAGGAAGAGCACCAGTTGCTGCCGGCGAAGTTCGGCCTCGTGAACTCGTGGGCGCCCGACATGAAAGGCGCTGCTCGCCAGATCAATGCCAAGTCCGAGACCGCCGACAACCGTCCCGCCTTTCGCGACGCCTTCGAGTCGCGGCGCTGTGCCATCCCCGCGGATGGCTTCTTCGAGTGGGCCGGCACGAAGGAGGCGCGGCGGCCGTACTGGTACCACGCCCCGGACGGCGGCATGTTGCTCTTCGCCGGCCTCTACGAGTCCTGGCGCGATCCCAAGACCGACAAGTGGACGCGCACCTTCGCGATTCTGACGACCGATGCGAACGAGGTCGTCGCGCCGGTCCACGACCGCATGCCGGTCATCCTGCCGCCCGATCGCGTCGACGACTGGATCTTCCGCCCCGCCGACAAGGCAAAGGTCGACAAGCAGGCGCTGCGCCAACTGCTACGACCCGCGCCGAACGATGCCATCGTCGCCACCGAAGTCTCGCGGCGCGTCAACGCCGTCGCCAACGACGACGAAGCCTGCCTCGCAGCCGCCGGCGACCGCGAGGACGTCGCGTCACCGCGCCTGCTCTAG